A single window of Salvia splendens isolate huo1 chromosome 8, SspV2, whole genome shotgun sequence DNA harbors:
- the LOC121743521 gene encoding protein FRIGIDA-like isoform X2, producing the protein MIATVTPPPAMAEATTYAVPALENLSPQANMLSDAPPHSPNQETLLPPFLNSIAELKDFSGAMSGFLQRYDDLHSHLQSIKAATLALLPPQYPPISHSPPQTPEAQAITTVEKQQDDKIPSKSELEGFCKAMCSRGVRKYLVSHLSNLPMLQNQVPKALILAPNPWKLVLECLGKFFLQGSKAFARDSPMIPAREASILVLECFLLMRGSDVSTETNCGILDIEKAVKEEADVAALAWRKRLVIEGGLARANRIDARGLLLFVACFGVPAMFQVEDMRDLVIAGNAKEIVLVLQKSHLLMSKLSEIVEEMMKKKMEVDAVDIVYTFGLEERFNPHTILISFLREAKKTWKMSKKGSQGSPATLNEANKKQLDILKSIRRCLERHNIDAAKLLPGWQINEKIVTLEQSITGFDRKSVVDKASQKRKSSETETSTRPKFQDAKRVRHVNHGAQQQKATVHVDSRRSLSGLLPEGMISSGVGATSHGSMLPTYALQEPVLVDATGQLINRVTHPYSWQRESSINERYTSLPPPIGLTSLYRASSSVEGLPGNTPSSVGHGIRGSTSDLYQYRASSSVEGLSGNPTSSVGYGIRGSASDLYQFADSVAEGELYPSNVPRSSTAGSSVVPPHLSSYLYQA; encoded by the exons AACCTCTCACCGCAGGCCAATATGCTCTCCGACGCCCCTCCTCACTCTCCAAACCAAGAAACCCTTCTGCCGCCCTTCCTAAATTCAATTGCCGAACTGAAAGACTTCTCCGGCGCGATGTCGGGCTTCCTCCAACGCTACGACGACCTCCACAGCCACCTCCAGTCCATCAAAGCCGCCACCTTGGCGTTGCTGCCGCCACAATACCCTCCAATTTCTCACTCACCCCCGCAGACACCCGAAGCTCAAGCAATTACCACCGTGGAGAAACAACAGGACGATAAAATTCCCTCGAAATCGGAGCTCGAGGGCTTCTGCAAAGCAATGTGCAGCCGCGGCGTGCGGAAATATTTGGTCTCTCATTTGTCTAATCTCCCAATGCTGCAGAACCAAGTGCCAAAGGCGCTGATACTGGCTCCAAACCCTTGGAAGCTGGTTTTGGAATGTTTGGGTAAATTCTTTTTGCAGGGGAGCAAGGCCTTCGCTAGGGACTCCCCGATGATCCCTGCTCGTGAGGCGTCAATTTTGGTGTTGGAATGCTTCTTATTGATGAGAGGGTCGGATGTTTCCACTGAAACCAATTGTGGGATCTTGGACATTGAGAAGGCAGTGAAGGAGGAAGCGGATGTTGCAGCCTTGGCGTGGCGGAAGAGGCTAGTGATTGAAGGGGGTTTGGCCAGGGCTAACCGGATCGATGCACGCGGACTTTTGCTGTTTGTTGCTTGTTTTGGGGTACCGGCTATGTTTCAGGTTGAGGATATGCGGGATTTGGTGATTGCGGGAAACGCCAAGGAGATTGTTCTTGTGTTGCAGAAGTCTCATTTGCTTATGAGTAAACTTTCAG AGATAGTAGAGGAAATGatgaagaaaaaaatggaaGTAGATGCTGTTGATATTGTCTATACCTTTGGCCTTGAAGAGAGGTTTAATCCACacacaattttaatttcatttctacGAGAAGCTAAAAAAACTTGGAAAATGTCAAAAAAGGGATCACAAGGTTCACCAGCTACACTT AATGAAGCAAATAAGAAGCAATTGGATATTCTGAAATCTATAAGGAGATGTTTGGAAAGGCACAATATTGATGCTGCAAAGCTTCTTCCTGGATGGCAAATCAATGAAAAAATTGTGACTCTAGAACAAAGCATCACTGGCTTTGATAGGAAATCAGTAGTAGACAAAGCATCTCAGAAAAGAAAATCAAGTGAAACTGAGACGTCAACAAGGCCAAAATTCCAAGATGCAAAACGTGTGCGCCACGTTAACCATGGTGCGCAACAGCAGAAGGCTACTGTTCATGTTGATAGCAGAAGGAGTTTGTCGG GGCTACTACCAGAAGGTATGATCTCGTCTGGAGTTGGGGCTACGAGCCATGGTAGCATGCTTCCGACATATGCTCTTCAGGAGCCAGTTTTGGTTGATGCAACAGGGCAGCTTATAAACCGTGTCACTCATCCCTATTCATGGCAAAGGGAGTCGTCCATAAATGAAAGGTATACTAGTCTACCCCCGCCTATAGGGCTCACTTCCTTGTACAGAGCGTCATCATCCGTTGAGGGCTTACCGGGGAACACTCCCTCATCAGTAGGTCATGGAATTCGGGGTTCCACATCTGATCTATATCAGTACAGAGCGTCATCATCCGTTGAGGGCTTGTCGGGGAACCCTACCTCATCGGTAGGTTATGGAATTCGTGGTTCTGCATCTGATCTATATCAATTTGCTGATTCTGTAGCAGAGGGTGAATTGTACCCGAGCAACGTTCCTCGCAGTAGTACTGCTGGTTCTAGTGTTGTTCCGCCTCATCTTTCATCATATTTATACCAAGCGTAG
- the LOC121743521 gene encoding protein FRIGIDA-like isoform X1, translated as MIATVTPPPAMAEATTYAVPALENLSPQANMLSDAPPHSPNQETLLPPFLNSIAELKDFSGAMSGFLQRYDDLHSHLQSIKAATLALLPPQYPPISHSPPQTPEAQAITTVEKQQDDKIPSKSELEGFCKAMCSRGVRKYLVSHLSNLPMLQNQVPKALILAPNPWKLVLECLGKFFLQGSKAFARDSPMIPAREASILVLECFLLMRGSDVSTETNCGILDIEKAVKEEADVAALAWRKRLVIEGGLARANRIDARGLLLFVACFGVPAMFQVEDMRDLVIAGNAKEIVLVLQKSHLLMSKLSEIVEEMMKKKMEVDAVDIVYTFGLEERFNPHTILISFLREAKKTWKMSKKGSQGSPATLNEANKKQLDILKSIRRCLERHNIDAAKLLPGWQINEKIVTLEQSITGFDRKSVVDKASQKRKSSETETSTRPKFQDAKRVRHVNHGAQQQKATVHVDSRRSLSGNGQFNRVNSYAAPAIIYGGPGAGLLPEGMISSGVGATSHGSMLPTYALQEPVLVDATGQLINRVTHPYSWQRESSINERYTSLPPPIGLTSLYRASSSVEGLPGNTPSSVGHGIRGSTSDLYQYRASSSVEGLSGNPTSSVGYGIRGSASDLYQFADSVAEGELYPSNVPRSSTAGSSVVPPHLSSYLYQA; from the exons AACCTCTCACCGCAGGCCAATATGCTCTCCGACGCCCCTCCTCACTCTCCAAACCAAGAAACCCTTCTGCCGCCCTTCCTAAATTCAATTGCCGAACTGAAAGACTTCTCCGGCGCGATGTCGGGCTTCCTCCAACGCTACGACGACCTCCACAGCCACCTCCAGTCCATCAAAGCCGCCACCTTGGCGTTGCTGCCGCCACAATACCCTCCAATTTCTCACTCACCCCCGCAGACACCCGAAGCTCAAGCAATTACCACCGTGGAGAAACAACAGGACGATAAAATTCCCTCGAAATCGGAGCTCGAGGGCTTCTGCAAAGCAATGTGCAGCCGCGGCGTGCGGAAATATTTGGTCTCTCATTTGTCTAATCTCCCAATGCTGCAGAACCAAGTGCCAAAGGCGCTGATACTGGCTCCAAACCCTTGGAAGCTGGTTTTGGAATGTTTGGGTAAATTCTTTTTGCAGGGGAGCAAGGCCTTCGCTAGGGACTCCCCGATGATCCCTGCTCGTGAGGCGTCAATTTTGGTGTTGGAATGCTTCTTATTGATGAGAGGGTCGGATGTTTCCACTGAAACCAATTGTGGGATCTTGGACATTGAGAAGGCAGTGAAGGAGGAAGCGGATGTTGCAGCCTTGGCGTGGCGGAAGAGGCTAGTGATTGAAGGGGGTTTGGCCAGGGCTAACCGGATCGATGCACGCGGACTTTTGCTGTTTGTTGCTTGTTTTGGGGTACCGGCTATGTTTCAGGTTGAGGATATGCGGGATTTGGTGATTGCGGGAAACGCCAAGGAGATTGTTCTTGTGTTGCAGAAGTCTCATTTGCTTATGAGTAAACTTTCAG AGATAGTAGAGGAAATGatgaagaaaaaaatggaaGTAGATGCTGTTGATATTGTCTATACCTTTGGCCTTGAAGAGAGGTTTAATCCACacacaattttaatttcatttctacGAGAAGCTAAAAAAACTTGGAAAATGTCAAAAAAGGGATCACAAGGTTCACCAGCTACACTT AATGAAGCAAATAAGAAGCAATTGGATATTCTGAAATCTATAAGGAGATGTTTGGAAAGGCACAATATTGATGCTGCAAAGCTTCTTCCTGGATGGCAAATCAATGAAAAAATTGTGACTCTAGAACAAAGCATCACTGGCTTTGATAGGAAATCAGTAGTAGACAAAGCATCTCAGAAAAGAAAATCAAGTGAAACTGAGACGTCAACAAGGCCAAAATTCCAAGATGCAAAACGTGTGCGCCACGTTAACCATGGTGCGCAACAGCAGAAGGCTACTGTTCATGTTGATAGCAGAAGGAGTTTGTCGGGTAATGGACAATTTAACCGTGTCAATAGCTATGCTGCTCCAGCTATAATATACGGAGGACCTGGTGCAGGGCTACTACCAGAAGGTATGATCTCGTCTGGAGTTGGGGCTACGAGCCATGGTAGCATGCTTCCGACATATGCTCTTCAGGAGCCAGTTTTGGTTGATGCAACAGGGCAGCTTATAAACCGTGTCACTCATCCCTATTCATGGCAAAGGGAGTCGTCCATAAATGAAAGGTATACTAGTCTACCCCCGCCTATAGGGCTCACTTCCTTGTACAGAGCGTCATCATCCGTTGAGGGCTTACCGGGGAACACTCCCTCATCAGTAGGTCATGGAATTCGGGGTTCCACATCTGATCTATATCAGTACAGAGCGTCATCATCCGTTGAGGGCTTGTCGGGGAACCCTACCTCATCGGTAGGTTATGGAATTCGTGGTTCTGCATCTGATCTATATCAATTTGCTGATTCTGTAGCAGAGGGTGAATTGTACCCGAGCAACGTTCCTCGCAGTAGTACTGCTGGTTCTAGTGTTGTTCCGCCTCATCTTTCATCATATTTATACCAAGCGTAG
- the LOC121745580 gene encoding U2 small nuclear ribonucleoprotein A'-like — MVRLTADLIWKSPHFFNAVRERELDLRGNKIAVIENIGATEDQFDTLDLSDNEIVKLENFPLMNRLGTLLLNNNRITRISPNLGEFLPKLHTLVLTNNRLTNLAEIDPLASLPKLQFLSLLDNNITKKPNYRLYVIHKLKSLRVLDFKKVKQKERAEAKILFASEEAEEEVKRESAKVVPAETLSTQESAREQQTSKPAAPTPEQILAIKAAIVNSQTLEEVARLEQALKSGQLPAEFNIGDDNAPNGEATEQEDNMITEEKETNNELKESESEVKKDDSSAMEEE; from the exons ATGGTGAGATTAACGGCGGATTTGATATGGAAAAGCCCCCATTTCTTCAATGCCGTTCGCGAGCGAGAACTCGATCTCCGAG GGAACAAAATTGCTGTAATAGAGAACATTGGTGCTACTGAG GACCAATTCGACACTCTTGATTTATCTGATAATGAGATTGTGAAGCTTGAGAACTTCCCTCTCATGAATCGACTAGGGACCTTGTTATTGAACAATAACCGAATCACTCGCATCAGTCCTAACCTTGGAG AGTTTTTGCCAAAATTGCACACCTTGGTCCTCACCAACAATAGGTTAACTAACTTGGCTGAGATTGATCCTCTTGCATCACTTCCCAAGCTGCAGTTCCTTAGTTTGCTCGACAACAATATTACGAAAAAACCCAATTACCGTTTGTATGTTATCCACAAGCTGAAGTCCTTGCGTGTTCTGGACTTCAAGAAAGTAAAACAAAAG GAACGTGCTGAAGCCAAAATTTTGTTTGCGTCAGAAGAAGCTGAAGAAGAGGTTAAAAGGGAATCTGCGAAGGTTGTACCTGCTGAGACTCTTAGTACCCAAGAATCTGCAAGGGAGCAACAAACATCTAAACCAGCTGCACCTACACCAGAACAAATTTTGGCTATTAAG GCTGCCATTGTGAATTCACAAACTCTTGAAGAGGTGGCAAGACTTGAACAG GCACTCAAATCAGGGCAGCTCCCAGCTGAGTTCAACATCGGTGATGACAATGCACCTAACGGTGAGGCTACTGAACAGGAGGATAATATGATCAcagaagaaaaagaaacaaataatGAACTTAAAGAAAGTGAGTCTGAAGTAAAGAAAGATGATTCATCAGCAATGGAAGAG GAATAG
- the LOC121745343 gene encoding chaperone protein ClpD, chloroplastic-like, translating to MEVSCSPPLSVNCVLNSGPIRGVPASAAHHRCHKLVAFSPNCPPPATATSTACSTSTSTSTSYSSSYFGVSLAQNCGLNRNHTGALKKPRRRRPFFVVSGIFERFTERSIKAVMFSQREAKAMGKDMVYTQHLLLGLVAEDRDSGGFLGSGITIDAARAAVQSLWEEDNQNGGDGEALPQSETSATDVAFSASTKRVFEAAVEYSKTMGYYYIAPEHIAVGLFTVDDGNASRVLKRLGVNMNHLATVAVSRLQGELAKEGREPASTAFKRLQGNIFPEKINQANSPAKETEKKALDLFCVDLTSRASQGSIDPVIGRDTELQRVIQILCRRTKSNPILLGEAGVGKTAIAEGLALHIADGTVPLFLMEKRILSLDIGLLIAGAKERGELEGRVTMLLKEIQKSRNIILFIDEVHTLIGSGTVGRGNKGSGLDIANLLKPSLGRSEFQCIASTTMDEFRFHFEKDKALARRFQPVFINEPSQADAVQILMGLREKYESHHKCVYTLEAINAAVHLSARYIPDRHLPDKAIDLIDEAGSRARMESSKRKKKKQTSVLSKSPNDYWQEIRTVQALHEASLATRLAENDEKSSLEENEILISDPSLVSSDDEITVVGPEDIATVASFWSGIPVNKLTADERTLLVGLDEQLKKRVIGQDEAVAAICRAVKRSRVGLNDPDRPIAAMLFCGPTGVGKTELTKALAASYFGSESAMLRLDMSEYMERHTVSMLIGSPPGYVGYGEGGTLTEAIRKRPFTVVLLDEIEKAHPDIFNILLQLFEDGHLTDSQGRRVSFKNALVVMTSNVGSAAIAKGRHNSFGFFTNEDESASYVGLKALVMEELKGYFRPELLNRIDEVVVFRPLEKPEMLAILDIMLHEVKERLASLGIGLEVSEAIMDLICEQGYDRSYGARPLRRAVTLIIEDLVSESLLSGEYKAGDIAVIDVESTGNPVVSNKSNRRIELSDTSSKL from the exons aTGGAGGTGTCATGTTCACCGCCGCTCTCTGTCAATTGCGTGCTGAATTCCGGCCCGATCCGCGGCGTTCCTGCCTCCGCCGCTCACCACCGCTGCCATAAATTAGTAGCCTTTTCCCCAAATTGCCCTCCCCCCGCTACCGCCACTTCTACTGCTTGCAGCACCAGCACCAGCACCAGCACCAGCTATTCTTCCTCCTATTTCGGAGTTTCGCTGGCTCAAAATTGTGGATTGAATCGGAATCACACAGGTGCTCTGAAGAAGCCGAGGCGGAGGCGGCCGTTTTTCGTGGTGTCAGGAATATTCGAGAGGTTCACAGAGAGATCGATCAAAGCGGTGATGTTCTCGCAGAGGGAAGCCAAGGCTATGGGCAAGGACATGGTGTACACGCAGCACCTCTTGCTAGGCCTCGTTGCAGAGGATCGCGACTCCGGTGGATTCCTGGGATCTGGCATCACCATTGATGCTGCGCGAGCTGCTGTGCAGAGTTTGTGGGAGGAAGATAATCAGAACGGCGGGGATGGGGAGGCTTTGCCGCAGTCGGAGACGTCGGCTACGGATGTGGCGTTTTCTGCTAGCACCAAGCGCGTGTTTGAGGCTGCAGTTGAGTACTCCAAGACTATGGGGTATTATTACATAGCACCTGAGCATATCGCAGTTGGATTGTTCACCGTTGATGATGGCAATGCTAGCCGTGTGCTTAAGAG ATTAGGTGTGAATATGAACCATTTGGCAACAGTGGCAGTCTCCAGACTTCAAGGAGAGCTCGCCAAAGAGGGAAGAGAACCAGCTTCCACTGCATTCAAAAGGCTACAGGGAAACATCTTTCCTGAGAAAATCAATCAGGCAAACTCTCCTGCAAAGGAAACAG AGAAAAAAGCTCTTGACCTATTCTGTGTGGATCTCACTTCCCGTGCTAGCCAGGGATCTATTGATCCTGTAATTGGTCGAGATACTGAATTACAGAGGGTTATTCAAATTCTTTGCCGAAGAACCAAGAGTAATCCAATTCTTCTTGGTGAAGCTGGGGTTGGAAAGACTGCTATTGCAGAAGGACTGGCTCTACATATTGCTGACGGGACCGTTCCCTTGTTTCTAATG GAAAAGCGTATATTGTCTTTGGATATAGGTCTCCTAATAGCAGGTGCAAAGGAGAGGGGGGAGTTAGAGGGGCGTGTGACCATGTTACTAAAAGAGATTCAAAAGTCAA GgaatataattttattcattGATGAGGTCCACACGCTTATTGGTTCTGGCACAGTTGGACGAGGAAATAAGGGTTCTGGTCTTGATATAGCCAATTTATTGAAACCATCACTCGGACGGAGTGAATTCCAG TGTATTGCATCAACAACTATGGATGAATTTCGCTTCCATTTTGAGAAGGATAAAGCACTGGCACGGAGATTTCAACCTGTTTTCATTAATGAGCCGAGTCAG GCTGATGCTGTTCAGATACTGATGGGTTTGCGTGAAAAGTACGAGTCTCACCACAAATGTGTATACACTTTGGAGGCCATTAATGCTGCTGTACATCTGTCTGCTAGATATATCCCAGATAGACATCTTCCCGACAAAGCTATTGATCTTATCGATGAGGCTGGAAGTAGAGCTCGAATGGAATCATCTAAGCGCAAAAAGAAGAAGCAAACTTCAGTACTATCAAAGTCGCCCAATGATTATTGGCAAGAAATTAGAACAGTTCAGGCCTTGCATGAAGCA TCACTGGCAACAAGACTGGCAGAAAATGATGAGAAATCTAGCTTGGAGGAGAATGAGATACTTATTTCTGATCCGTCGTTAGTGTCCTCAGATGATGA AATTACAGTGGTTGGGCCTGAGGATATTGCTACTGTTGCCTCATTCTGGTCAGGAATCCCAGTTAACAAACTAACAGCCGATGAAAGAACTCTGCTTGTGGGCCTTGATGAACAGCTGAAGAAAAGAGTTATTGGTCAAGATGAGGCTGTTGCTGCTATTTGTAGGGCTGTGAAAAGATCTCGTGTTGGCTTGAATGACCCAGACAGACCAATTGCCGCAATGCTCTTCTGTGGCCCTACTGGTGTTGGGAAAACTGAACTCACCAAAGCTTTGGCAGCAAGTTATTTTGGTTCT GAGTCTGCCATGCTAAGATTGGATATGAGTGAATATATGGAGCGGCATACTGTAAGCATGCTAATTGGATCTCCTCCAGGTTACGTTGGTTACGGAGAAGGAGGCACTCTTACAGAAGCTATAAGAAAACGGCCATTTACCGTTGTGCTTTTAGATGAGATTGAGAAAGCCCACCCAGATATATTCAACATCCTGCTGCAATTGTTTGAAGATGGTCACCTAACAGATTCTCAG GGTCGAAGAGTATCATTTAAGAACGCACTGGTTGTAATGACTTCCAACGTCGGATCAGCTGCCATTGCTAAAGGCAGACACAACTCCTTTGGTTTTTTCACTAATGAAGATGAGTCAGCATCATATGTTGGACTGAAAGCTTTGGTGATGGAAGAGCTAAAGGGTTATTTCCGCCCAGAATTGCTCAACAGAATAGACGAAGTAGTGGTGTTCCGTCCTCTTGAGAAACCTGAG ATGCTTGCAATACTGGATATAATGCTACATGAAGTGAAAGAACGTCTTGCGTCTTTGGGAATTGGTCTGGAGGTATCAGAAGCAATCATGGACTTGATATGCGAACAAGGCTATGACCGGAGTTATGGAGCTCGCCCTCTGAGAAGAGCAGTTACACTTATAATTGAAGATCTGGTAAGTGAGTCTCTACTTTCTGGTGAATACAAGGCTGGTGACATTGCTGTGATCGATGTGGAAAGTACCGGGAATCCAGTCGTCTCCAACAAATCAAACCGTAGGATCGAATTATCCGACACAAGCTCCAAATTATAA